The proteins below are encoded in one region of Myxococcales bacterium:
- a CDS encoding TIGR04563 family protein — translation MAGSDKRKQSLYFPEAMLQDIQTEATRLDRSLSWIVQRCVKLGLSEIRKLPSVNEIPGGADDEKELQQSAEN, via the coding sequence ATGGCAGGAAGCGACAAAAGAAAGCAGAGCCTTTATTTTCCAGAGGCAATGCTCCAAGACATCCAAACTGAAGCAACCCGACTCGACCGCTCACTTTCTTGGATCGTGCAGCGTTGTGTCAAGCTCGGGCTCTCAGAAATCCGCAAATTACCATCAGTGAACGAGATTCCTGGCGGCGCGGACGATGAAAAAGAGCTTCAGCAAAGCGCTGAGAATTAA